From a single Planctellipticum variicoloris genomic region:
- a CDS encoding sulfate ABC transporter substrate-binding protein: MPAPERSLTLFFALLLLLAGCSGPSPEKAAGAPARLELLNVSYDPTRELWRDLNEAFVPLYKAETGVDLEIKQSHAASGSQARAIIDGLEADVATLSLWPDTDALRKQGLLREGWDDGLPNRSLPYTSTVVFVVRKGNPKAIKDWGDLVRPGTEIITPNPKTSGNGRLSLLAAWGSVVLRGGSEADARELLRKLYLQVPVLDTGARGATTTFAQKGIGDVHLAMESEAYLEVQESKGAVEIVYPSISILHEPHMTVVDKVVDQKGTRNAAEAYLKFLYTPAGQEIIAKHFFRPTDPDILAKHAGQFPTIELFPLSKISGSWDEAQKTFFAEGGIFDQIYHPASRGADK, from the coding sequence ATGCCCGCTCCCGAACGTTCGCTGACGCTGTTCTTCGCCCTGCTGCTGCTGCTGGCCGGTTGCAGTGGCCCAAGCCCGGAAAAGGCGGCCGGGGCGCCCGCCAGGCTCGAACTGCTCAACGTCTCTTACGATCCCACCCGGGAGCTCTGGCGGGATCTCAACGAGGCCTTCGTCCCGCTGTACAAAGCGGAGACCGGGGTGGACCTGGAGATCAAGCAGTCGCACGCCGCGTCGGGGAGTCAGGCCCGGGCCATTATCGACGGCCTGGAAGCCGATGTGGCGACGCTGTCGCTCTGGCCCGATACCGACGCCCTCCGCAAGCAGGGACTGCTCCGTGAAGGCTGGGACGACGGGCTGCCGAACCGCTCGCTCCCCTATACCTCCACCGTGGTGTTTGTGGTCCGCAAGGGAAACCCCAAGGCGATCAAGGACTGGGGCGACCTGGTTCGGCCCGGCACCGAGATCATCACCCCCAATCCCAAGACGTCCGGCAACGGCCGATTGAGCCTGCTGGCCGCCTGGGGTAGCGTCGTCCTGCGGGGCGGTTCCGAAGCGGATGCGCGGGAACTGCTCCGCAAACTCTACCTGCAGGTGCCGGTCCTCGACACCGGCGCCCGCGGGGCGACGACGACGTTCGCCCAGAAAGGGATCGGCGACGTCCATCTGGCGATGGAGAGCGAAGCCTACCTCGAAGTCCAGGAGTCGAAGGGCGCCGTCGAAATCGTTTATCCCTCGATCAGCATTCTGCACGAACCTCACATGACGGTCGTCGACAAGGTTGTCGATCAGAAGGGGACGCGGAACGCCGCCGAAGCCTATCTGAAGTTCCTCTACACGCCCGCCGGTCAGGAAATCATCGCGAAGCATTTCTTTCGGCCGACCGACCCGGACATCCTGGCGAAGCACGCCGGGCAGTTCCCGACGATCGAACTGTTTCCGCTGTCGAAGATCTCCGGAAGCTGGGACGAAGCGCAGAAGACGTTCTTCGCCGAAGGCGGAATCTTCGATCAGATTTACCACCCGGCCAGCCGCGGGGCCGACAAATAG
- a CDS encoding DUF1559 domain-containing protein, with the protein MKKLSVPPMKPSPLRAAFTLIELLVVIAIIAILIALLLPAVQQAREAARRTQCRNNLKQIGLAFHNFESTYTYLPTSLRPPTANTVRLALLTELLPYIEQAPLFNNYNQTINWSVGTNIPISQTRIAAFQCPSDVDAGVLDTAPPGSAFTPNIASTSSYSPIFGIAPGVFTITLGIPAPGTFVDPAEQAQGLAAPYTYVAGFFPKNATIDPVTGLKTRQGRKFRDVTDGLSNTIAIAESAGRPFVYVRGPKKLTGGNALVDTDSASSSTDRLNSGGWSRPASDIIIFGETPAATGVLGGAIAINATNGHNIRGQSYGSAGIASTILGLPIATHGTGSPFSFHTGGAHFTTGDGAVRFVSENVDFRTFVGLCTPSGGEVLGEF; encoded by the coding sequence GTGAAGAAACTGTCTGTCCCGCCGATGAAGCCGAGCCCGCTGCGGGCGGCCTTCACCCTGATCGAGCTGCTCGTCGTGATCGCCATCATCGCGATCCTGATCGCGCTGCTCCTCCCCGCCGTCCAGCAGGCCCGCGAAGCTGCGCGGCGCACGCAATGCCGTAACAATCTCAAGCAGATCGGGCTGGCCTTCCACAATTTCGAGAGCACCTACACCTACTTGCCGACCAGCCTGCGTCCGCCCACCGCCAACACGGTCCGACTGGCCCTGCTCACCGAATTGCTCCCCTACATCGAACAGGCCCCGTTGTTCAACAATTACAACCAGACGATTAACTGGAGCGTCGGGACCAACATTCCGATCTCGCAGACGAGAATTGCGGCCTTTCAGTGCCCGTCCGACGTCGATGCGGGGGTGCTCGACACGGCGCCGCCCGGAAGTGCGTTCACTCCCAATATCGCGTCGACGAGCAGCTACTCCCCGATCTTTGGAATCGCCCCCGGAGTCTTCACGATCACCCTGGGGATTCCCGCCCCGGGCACGTTCGTCGACCCGGCCGAACAGGCGCAGGGACTGGCCGCTCCTTACACGTACGTGGCGGGGTTCTTCCCCAAGAACGCGACCATCGATCCCGTCACCGGCCTGAAAACGCGACAGGGCAGGAAATTCCGGGACGTCACCGACGGTTTGAGCAACACCATCGCAATCGCGGAGTCCGCCGGGCGCCCCTTCGTCTATGTGCGGGGTCCCAAGAAATTGACGGGGGGGAACGCGCTGGTCGACACGGATTCCGCGTCGTCCAGCACCGACCGGCTCAACTCGGGGGGCTGGTCGCGCCCCGCCAGCGACATCATTATTTTTGGCGAGACTCCCGCCGCGACCGGCGTGCTGGGGGGAGCGATCGCGATTAATGCGACCAACGGTCACAACATCCGCGGGCAGTCTTACGGCAGCGCTGGAATCGCTTCAACGATCCTCGGGCTGCCGATCGCCACCCACGGTACGGGCTCGCCATTCTCGTTCCACACCGGCGGAGCCCACTTCACGACGGGCGACGGGGCCGTCCGGTTCGTCAGCGAGAACGTGGACTTCCGGACCTTCGTCGGTCTCTGCACCCCCTCCGGCGGAGAAGTCCTGGGCGAGTTCTAG
- a CDS encoding tetratricopeptide repeat protein: MQQSVVKSAREEELQSLRRPWRRVRLRWLLLPLLALMVGAPAGRWFYSSWRGVSVADFNRECRELSTRQKWRELSELSEKWSNIEPARAEPWLYRAGAAEGLEDWAGVVQYLDRVPRDDRRAVGALVRKAVAEFEQLNRPWDGLRTCDEVLELEPRVLIAHKQVIFFDAMTLQRAEMVRRIRRAIEVRRESPESYVYLVSASWFYSGSLYRHNTRWLEGDPDDETFQVAQALQVYTSQAKSDLERAADFEHIPPAEELLLKYPHNLELVAYFLNRSITDGDLERVQMLLQAVPSDRADADARFWRARAWCEDALGDLESAERSLRRAFALDPYWWQIHFQLHDLLRRLGRPDESARYLEIYKVSKDLSTAIMTMNRSEEGFDDPEFSRSLLKLAELVGDDEVTVALRQRASPR; encoded by the coding sequence ATGCAACAGTCCGTCGTAAAATCAGCTCGCGAGGAGGAGTTGCAGTCGCTTCGGCGACCGTGGCGGCGGGTTCGGCTGCGCTGGTTGTTGCTGCCATTGCTCGCGTTGATGGTCGGCGCGCCCGCCGGTCGATGGTTTTATTCGAGTTGGCGCGGCGTGTCCGTCGCTGACTTCAATCGCGAGTGCCGCGAGCTCAGCACCCGCCAGAAGTGGCGGGAGCTGTCGGAGCTGTCGGAAAAATGGTCGAACATTGAGCCGGCAAGGGCGGAACCGTGGTTGTATCGGGCCGGCGCGGCCGAAGGGCTCGAGGACTGGGCCGGCGTAGTGCAATATCTCGATCGCGTTCCGCGGGACGATCGCCGTGCGGTGGGTGCTCTGGTTCGCAAGGCTGTCGCGGAGTTCGAACAGTTGAATCGCCCTTGGGACGGCCTGCGGACCTGCGATGAAGTGCTGGAACTGGAGCCTCGCGTGCTGATCGCGCACAAACAGGTCATCTTCTTCGACGCGATGACCCTGCAGCGGGCGGAGATGGTTCGCCGGATCCGCCGGGCGATCGAGGTCCGTCGCGAGAGTCCGGAGTCCTACGTCTATCTGGTCAGTGCAAGCTGGTTCTACAGCGGTTCGCTCTATCGTCACAATACGCGCTGGCTCGAAGGCGATCCCGACGACGAGACTTTTCAGGTCGCGCAGGCGCTGCAGGTTTACACGTCGCAGGCCAAGTCGGACCTCGAACGGGCGGCGGATTTCGAGCACATTCCTCCGGCGGAAGAGCTGCTGCTGAAGTACCCGCACAATCTGGAACTGGTGGCGTATTTTCTGAATCGCAGCATCACCGACGGAGACCTGGAACGTGTGCAGATGCTGTTGCAGGCCGTTCCAAGCGACCGGGCCGATGCGGACGCGCGGTTCTGGAGGGCTCGCGCCTGGTGCGAAGATGCGCTTGGCGATCTGGAATCGGCCGAACGATCGTTGCGGCGGGCGTTTGCCCTCGATCCCTACTGGTGGCAGATACACTTTCAATTGCATGACCTGCTGCGACGGCTCGGCCGCCCCGACGAGTCCGCCAGATATCTGGAGATTTACAAAGTCTCCAAAGACCTGAGCACCGCCATCATGACCATGAATCGCTCGGAAGAGGGGTTCGACGACCCGGAATTCAGCCGGTCGCTGCTCAAACTGGCCGAACTGGTCGGCGACGACGAAGTCACCGTCGCGCTGCGGCAACGGGCGTCGCCGCGTTAG
- a CDS encoding CRTAC1 family protein, with the protein MVAKSSAFREVLRGALLFGVLSGCGAEDASSIDVVVAVPQKVVAPAPPVVLPVRSVKPAPDRLTTFPEFQEVAAELGVAFTYANGASGRVLMVEATGGGAGWLDYDGDGLLDLYLCQGGNPAAEDRNGEPLDQLFRQVRTGRFEPVALSSGIVETGYGQGVSVADFDDDGFDDIYVTNVGPNSLLRNQGDGTYQDVSVAAGVANALWSSSSAWADLDGDRDLDLYVCNYVDYDPYHPIPCGTADKPGTCHPMHVDGVPDECYFNQGDGTFTAEARARGLFGPENKGLGVVIADLNNDGSPDVYVANDTTPNFLFVNDGAGRFAESAHLLGCAVSRDGHAQASMGVALGDYDRNGWLDLYCTHFTKESNTLYKNLGPTGFQDITGLAGLHTPTLKNLGFGTIMTDFNQDGHEDIFVTNGHVDDWRQKGDDYEMAPQLFSFEGPRFVECSSTAGAFFAQKRIGRGAARGDFDGDGDWDLAVVHQNSPTAILRNDSKRGNWLKLRCIATGNRRGIGARVVLRQGQATFTQELAGGVSYCSAHEDSLIFGLGVDASPADLEIRWPDGSRQTLMAQPVNRELILRQSRGEEGPLQGDRRSESGT; encoded by the coding sequence ATGGTCGCAAAGTCCTCGGCATTCCGGGAAGTATTGCGTGGTGCGCTGCTGTTCGGCGTTCTGTCGGGGTGCGGGGCCGAGGACGCCTCGTCCATCGATGTCGTCGTAGCAGTTCCCCAGAAAGTCGTTGCTCCGGCTCCGCCCGTTGTTCTCCCGGTACGCTCCGTTAAGCCGGCCCCGGATCGCCTGACCACATTTCCCGAGTTTCAGGAAGTTGCGGCGGAGCTTGGGGTCGCGTTCACGTACGCCAACGGCGCTTCGGGACGCGTGCTGATGGTGGAAGCGACCGGGGGAGGCGCCGGCTGGCTGGACTACGATGGCGACGGCCTGCTCGATCTCTACCTGTGTCAGGGGGGGAATCCCGCGGCCGAGGACCGGAATGGCGAACCGCTGGACCAACTGTTTCGGCAGGTTCGCACCGGTCGCTTCGAACCGGTAGCCCTCTCGTCTGGAATCGTCGAAACCGGGTACGGTCAGGGAGTGTCGGTCGCCGACTTCGACGACGATGGCTTTGACGACATTTATGTGACCAACGTGGGACCCAATTCGCTGTTGCGGAATCAGGGAGACGGGACGTACCAGGACGTCAGCGTCGCAGCCGGTGTGGCCAACGCTCTGTGGAGCTCCAGTTCGGCCTGGGCCGACCTGGATGGAGACCGCGATCTCGATCTCTACGTCTGCAACTACGTGGACTACGATCCCTATCATCCGATTCCGTGCGGCACCGCCGACAAACCGGGAACGTGCCATCCGATGCATGTGGATGGGGTCCCGGACGAATGCTACTTCAACCAGGGAGACGGGACCTTCACTGCGGAGGCGCGTGCGCGCGGGCTGTTCGGGCCTGAGAACAAGGGCCTGGGGGTTGTGATCGCGGACTTGAACAACGACGGCTCTCCCGACGTCTATGTGGCCAACGACACCACGCCGAACTTTCTGTTCGTCAACGACGGGGCAGGGCGGTTTGCCGAGTCGGCCCATCTGCTGGGGTGCGCCGTGAGTCGAGACGGGCATGCACAGGCCAGTATGGGAGTCGCACTGGGGGATTACGACCGGAACGGGTGGCTCGATCTCTACTGCACGCATTTCACCAAAGAATCGAACACGCTTTACAAGAACCTCGGCCCAACGGGTTTCCAGGACATCACCGGGCTGGCGGGCCTCCATACGCCGACCCTGAAGAATCTGGGATTCGGGACGATCATGACTGACTTCAATCAGGACGGTCACGAAGACATTTTTGTCACGAACGGGCACGTCGACGACTGGCGGCAGAAGGGGGACGACTACGAAATGGCGCCGCAGCTCTTCAGCTTTGAAGGACCTCGCTTCGTCGAGTGTTCGTCCACGGCCGGCGCCTTCTTTGCGCAGAAACGAATCGGCCGCGGCGCGGCGCGAGGCGACTTCGATGGAGACGGGGACTGGGATCTGGCCGTAGTCCACCAGAACTCGCCGACGGCCATTCTCCGCAACGACTCGAAACGAGGAAACTGGCTGAAACTGCGTTGCATCGCGACCGGCAATCGCCGCGGAATCGGCGCCCGGGTCGTGCTGCGCCAGGGACAGGCGACGTTCACTCAGGAGCTGGCCGGAGGCGTCAGCTACTGCTCCGCGCACGAAGACTCGCTGATTTTCGGGTTGGGAGTCGATGCGTCGCCGGCGGACCTGGAAATTCGCTGGCCCGACGGTTCGCGGCAGACGCTCATGGCGCAGCCGGTCAATCGCGAACTGATACTGCGACAATCCCGCGGCGAGGAGGGACCGTTGCAGGGAGATCGACGGAGTGAGAGCGGAACGTAA
- a CDS encoding DUF1559 domain-containing protein, with product MTRSKWRGFTLIELLVVIAIIAILIALLLPAVQQAREAARRTQCKNNLKQLGLACHNYHDTFGQFPQNYDGRPVSEMTGGNWQQGYGAFGWIVMALPYLDQAPLYNQFNFSDRSGSGGSFGWTSQQNTTAASNVITALMCPSNPQPNKVNVSVAGCSGGGVYNNMQVGRSDYSGNLGFIAGDWRSCLVQDGRVPGIPLTKTGTETIGQPLDAWGEGNSQNYLQSMNGVFSFMGTAKIRDITDGTSNTILVMEDHHWSVGKQQPQSYAGDVGWAGSMQVTTAANLVNQSYGYADPNQCHGISSTHVGGAHILMADGAVRFLSENIGINTLQAIATRGAGVPAGEF from the coding sequence ATGACGAGATCGAAGTGGCGCGGCTTTACGTTGATTGAGCTGCTCGTCGTGATCGCCATCATCGCGATTCTGATCGCGCTGCTGCTGCCGGCTGTGCAGCAGGCCCGCGAAGCGGCTCGCCGGACTCAGTGCAAGAACAACCTGAAGCAGCTCGGCCTGGCCTGTCACAATTATCACGACACGTTCGGCCAGTTCCCTCAGAACTACGATGGCCGCCCTGTTTCGGAAATGACCGGCGGCAACTGGCAGCAGGGCTATGGCGCCTTCGGCTGGATCGTCATGGCCCTGCCATACCTCGATCAGGCCCCCCTTTACAACCAGTTCAATTTCAGCGATCGCTCGGGCAGTGGCGGGAGTTTTGGCTGGACGTCCCAGCAGAACACGACTGCGGCTTCCAACGTGATCACCGCCCTGATGTGTCCCAGCAATCCTCAGCCGAACAAGGTCAACGTCTCCGTAGCCGGGTGCAGCGGTGGCGGCGTTTACAACAACATGCAGGTCGGTCGGAGCGACTATAGCGGCAACTTGGGGTTCATCGCTGGTGACTGGCGATCCTGCCTGGTGCAGGATGGACGAGTTCCAGGCATTCCGCTGACGAAGACTGGGACGGAAACCATCGGGCAGCCGCTGGACGCCTGGGGAGAAGGCAACTCGCAGAACTACTTGCAGAGCATGAATGGCGTCTTCAGCTTCATGGGGACGGCGAAGATTCGGGACATCACCGATGGAACGTCCAATACGATCCTTGTCATGGAAGATCATCACTGGTCGGTTGGCAAACAGCAGCCTCAGAGTTACGCAGGGGACGTTGGCTGGGCCGGTTCGATGCAGGTCACAACCGCCGCAAACCTCGTGAACCAGAGTTACGGCTACGCCGATCCCAATCAGTGCCACGGGATCAGCAGCACGCATGTGGGCGGCGCTCACATTCTGATGGCGGACGGTGCCGTCCGGTTCCTCAGCGAGAACATCGGGATCAATACGCTGCAGGCCATCGCAACTCGCGGTGCTGGCGTCCCGGCCGGTGAGTTCTAA
- a CDS encoding CRTAC1 family protein, giving the protein MLNISPSSLRSGWWELVAVVVVATSGCWTSPAEPAAEKDARAPAGPRAGAPTADARTIHFEDVAESSGVDWTGRNGEEAGLFVILETFGTGCAVDDYDLDDQPDLWFAGGGHFGPERQILPLPIALFRQTSDWRFESVTHAAGLAPIRHYHHGMWTADADEDGFPDLLITGWGGLQLFRNQGDGTFIDWTVESGLDDSLWSLAAGWADLNGDQILDLFVGHYVNWSFQNNPVCVDARSRQRLICDPHRFQGLPCAVYLSNGDGTFREAGAELGFREVGKTLGVVIADLNCDRRPEIYVANDTLPNRLYESQPTGRYREAAIENGVALGEKGESDGSMGVAIGDLDVDGNPDLWVANFEHESFALYRNLGTGIFSHSSRAYGVTAVGSEAVGFGTVIQDLDGDGYPEIFCANGHVLPPNSGKDRQQLPYLFWNDRGRRLRNIASQAGDYFRRRHLGRGVASGDLDADGATDLVVTHTNEPAALLRNETELPNWLSVRLVGRDSPRSAIGARVTVVAGHQRQVRIVTGGGSYLSTSDRTLSFGLGAATVAESVEVAWPTGATTSVANVPTGRKLLLIEE; this is encoded by the coding sequence ATGTTGAACATTTCTCCGAGCAGTCTGCGGAGCGGCTGGTGGGAGCTCGTCGCCGTTGTGGTGGTTGCAACCAGCGGTTGCTGGACGTCGCCCGCGGAGCCGGCCGCGGAGAAAGATGCACGCGCCCCTGCGGGTCCACGCGCCGGGGCTCCGACCGCGGATGCGAGAACGATTCATTTCGAGGATGTGGCTGAGTCGAGCGGAGTGGACTGGACCGGAAGAAACGGCGAGGAGGCGGGGCTGTTCGTCATCCTGGAAACATTCGGGACGGGCTGCGCAGTCGACGACTACGATCTCGACGACCAGCCGGATCTGTGGTTCGCGGGAGGGGGACATTTCGGTCCGGAGCGCCAGATACTGCCGCTGCCGATCGCCTTGTTTCGCCAGACCTCCGACTGGAGATTCGAGTCCGTCACCCACGCTGCAGGCCTGGCCCCGATCCGTCACTATCACCACGGAATGTGGACGGCCGACGCCGATGAAGACGGTTTTCCGGATCTGCTGATCACAGGCTGGGGAGGCCTGCAACTGTTCCGCAATCAGGGCGACGGCACGTTCATCGACTGGACGGTCGAGTCTGGTCTGGACGATTCGCTGTGGAGTCTGGCCGCCGGCTGGGCGGATCTGAACGGAGACCAGATTCTCGATCTGTTCGTGGGCCACTACGTCAACTGGTCCTTCCAGAACAATCCCGTCTGCGTCGACGCGAGAAGCCGGCAGCGACTGATCTGCGATCCCCACCGATTCCAGGGGTTGCCGTGCGCCGTTTACCTGAGCAACGGCGACGGAACATTTCGTGAAGCGGGCGCCGAACTTGGCTTTCGGGAAGTCGGCAAGACTCTGGGAGTCGTGATCGCCGACCTGAACTGCGATCGACGGCCTGAGATCTACGTCGCCAATGATACTCTTCCGAATCGTCTTTATGAGTCGCAGCCGACGGGACGATATCGCGAGGCCGCCATTGAGAACGGCGTGGCTCTGGGAGAGAAGGGGGAGTCGGACGGCAGCATGGGAGTCGCGATCGGCGACCTCGACGTCGATGGCAATCCCGATCTCTGGGTGGCCAATTTCGAGCACGAGAGCTTTGCCCTCTATCGCAATCTGGGAACCGGCATCTTCTCGCACTCCAGCCGCGCCTACGGCGTGACCGCGGTCGGTTCCGAGGCCGTCGGCTTCGGAACCGTCATTCAGGATCTGGACGGCGATGGCTACCCCGAAATCTTCTGCGCGAACGGGCATGTCCTTCCGCCGAATTCCGGCAAAGACCGTCAGCAACTCCCTTACCTCTTCTGGAATGATCGTGGACGGCGATTGCGAAACATCGCGTCGCAGGCGGGCGACTATTTCAGACGCCGGCATCTTGGCCGCGGCGTAGCCAGCGGCGATCTGGATGCCGATGGAGCAACGGATCTCGTCGTCACGCATACCAATGAGCCGGCGGCGCTGCTGCGAAACGAAACGGAACTTCCGAACTGGCTCTCGGTCCGTCTCGTCGGCCGCGACAGCCCGCGATCTGCCATCGGCGCCCGCGTGACCGTCGTCGCGGGACATCAGCGGCAAGTCAGAATTGTGACGGGAGGCGGCAGTTATCTCTCGACGAGCGATCGCACCTTGTCGTTCGGACTGGGGGCGGCCACGGTGGCGGAATCCGTGGAAGTTGCCTGGCCAACTGGTGCGACGACGTCCGTCGCGAACGTTCCGACCGGTCGAAAGCTGCTGCTGATCGAAGAATGA
- a CDS encoding tetratricopeptide repeat protein — MFDSWQLRTVLKRWRAAVAFAAVAAALAALAGCWGELCLGRAEACLLQRNSGAAADWIERSLWLGRKADARTCLLQIRVARRLGDFEDVERKLQQAAQLGATPAKLARERLLAMAQASQFAAMQSQWPVLLRDPRDDGPEIARAYYTWSMLRHNLDQARKTLALWHADYPRDPEPLILTGRLFQSLLNWKAAEDAYREALALAPDDDDCRLALATAQLARLKTAEAIPLYQEYLRRRPDDLAGIQGLAQCAATNGEMDEAIRLLRETSDRNPDDFATQMAYGEVLLSAGDATAAVPILEKARRSVPEHANLANSLARALKACGRAAEAEPLFAFVAESRPQLDELLSLEKQLQLQPDSLELRMKIAGITAKYVSRRDAIRWYQHLLLVAPDYLPAHRALAELYRLTGDEVLADHHANCASGNPQTTKSSPDRYPGTSVTTTGPH, encoded by the coding sequence GTGTTCGACTCGTGGCAGCTACGGACTGTTCTGAAGCGCTGGCGAGCGGCTGTCGCATTTGCTGCGGTTGCAGCCGCCCTGGCGGCGCTGGCCGGATGCTGGGGAGAGCTTTGCCTCGGGCGGGCCGAGGCGTGCCTGCTGCAGCGCAATTCCGGCGCGGCGGCGGACTGGATCGAGCGGAGTCTGTGGCTTGGCCGAAAAGCGGACGCCCGGACCTGTCTGCTGCAGATTCGAGTCGCGCGTCGGCTCGGCGACTTCGAGGACGTGGAACGCAAGCTGCAACAGGCCGCTCAACTGGGAGCGACCCCCGCGAAACTGGCGCGGGAACGACTGCTGGCCATGGCGCAGGCCAGTCAGTTTGCGGCGATGCAGTCCCAGTGGCCGGTGCTGTTGCGCGATCCCCGCGATGATGGGCCGGAAATCGCCCGCGCGTATTACACCTGGTCGATGCTGCGCCACAACCTGGACCAGGCTCGAAAGACTCTCGCCCTGTGGCATGCCGATTATCCCCGCGACCCGGAGCCGCTGATCCTGACGGGACGCCTGTTTCAGTCGCTGCTCAACTGGAAGGCCGCGGAGGACGCCTATCGTGAAGCACTGGCGCTGGCGCCCGATGACGATGACTGCCGTCTGGCGCTGGCGACGGCCCAGCTGGCGCGGCTGAAAACCGCCGAGGCGATTCCGCTCTACCAGGAGTACCTGCGCCGGCGCCCCGACGACCTCGCGGGAATTCAGGGACTGGCGCAATGTGCGGCGACGAACGGAGAGATGGACGAGGCGATCCGTCTGCTGCGGGAGACCTCGGATCGGAACCCCGATGATTTCGCCACGCAAATGGCCTATGGCGAAGTGCTGCTGTCGGCGGGAGACGCGACGGCGGCGGTGCCGATCCTCGAAAAAGCCCGGCGATCCGTCCCCGAGCATGCCAATCTCGCCAACTCGCTGGCCCGGGCGCTGAAAGCGTGCGGTCGCGCCGCCGAGGCTGAGCCGCTCTTCGCCTTCGTGGCGGAGTCGCGGCCGCAGCTCGATGAGCTGCTGAGCCTTGAGAAACAATTGCAGCTTCAGCCGGACAGTCTGGAACTGCGGATGAAGATCGCCGGAATCACGGCCAAATATGTTTCCCGCCGCGACGCCATCCGCTGGTATCAGCACCTGTTGCTCGTGGCGCCGGATTATCTTCCGGCGCACAGGGCACTGGCCGAATTGTACCGGCTGACAGGGGATGAAGTCCTGGCCGATCACCATGCGAATTGCGCGTCGGGGAATCCTCAGACTACGAAATCTTCCCCGGACCGATACCCAGGCACTTCTGTCACGACGACCGGCCCGCATTAG